A stretch of DNA from Gloeocapsopsis sp. IPPAS B-1203:
CATCGGCGATCCTCAGCAAGAACTCGTAGCACTCCAGCTTGCTGCCCTCAATGCTGCCCAAGTAAAAGTCAATCAATCGGCGCGTGTTAGTGTAATTGGTGCAGATGCAGAGACTTTTAGTGGCAAAGTTCAAAGTTTGTATCCTCAAGCCGTTGTTCCCAGAGAAGAAGAGCGATCGCAACAAAGATCGAGTCAATCATCAGAACCAACAGTACCCGCGATCGTTAGGCTTGATACTCCAACTGGTTCGCTGATTCCTGGTAGCCGCGTGAATGTCGAAATTGTGTTAGAGCAACGCCAAAATGTTGTTGCCTTGGATACTGAAGTGATTCAGCGTAACCCTGAGCCTTTCGTATGGATTCGCGATAGTCAAAGTCAAGCTCAAAAACGCGATATTACTTTGGGGTTAGAAGGCGTATTGACAGTTGAAGTAACTTCTGGATTACGCACTGGCGAGCAAGTCATTATCCCACCTGATGAGGATGAGCCACAACTACAACCAGGAATGCCTGTGGTTCCGGCAAATAGCCCAGAATAAGAGCAGAGGGTAGAGGGTAGTAGGGTAGTTGAGTAGGCGGGTAGTAAAGAACAATAATAATTAAATCTCTCCCACACTCCCACACTCCCACACTCCTACACTCCTACACTCCCACACTCACCACTAGCCACTAGCCACTCTGTATTATGAGCATTGCACCAATTGACTTGCTAGATCTAACGTATCGTTCGCTGCGTAGCAACCCTTTACGTTCTGCTTTGACCGCTTTGGGGGTATTTATGGGTGTAGCAGCAGTGAGTGCTACACTCAATGTTCGTAGCATTAGTCGAGCTGTCATTGCGCAGCAACTCGCAGAACGCGGCGCGCCACGAGTGTCGATATATCCTCGTTGGGAGCCAAATAGTCCAAATACTGACCTGAGATCCGAAGACATGGATTTTCTGCGCCAGCGGCTGACAGGTGTGCAGGCAATGAGTGCTTTTAATTGGGCGGGACCAACACCAACAATTTTTCAAGATCAAGAATTGACTCCCCCAATGTCACCAGTATCCCAAGACTTCTTGATCACTTCGGGGCGATCGCTTGTAGAAGGAAGATTCTTTACACAAACGGATTTTGCCAATTATCGCTCAGTAGCCGCGATCGATCAATTTTTGGAAAAGCAACTGTTTCAAGGAGAAGATCCAATAGGTCAGCGGATTTATGCTAACAATCGACCTTATACTATTGTGGGAGTGGTAGAAACTCAGCTTGATGAAGAGGGACCACCAGAGGGTTTATTACTCATACCAATGTCGGTTCACAATGCCATCCGAGGAAGCCTCAACATTGGTAGTATTCAAATGCGTCCCTACAATCTTGCCGATGTCGAAGCTTTGGGCGAACAGGCGGAGGAACTCTTACAACGACGATTTCCTGGACAGAATTTTTTGGTGTGGAATAACGTTGAAGATATCATTCAGCAACAAGAAATCTTTGAATTGGCTTCACGCGGGTTAACGGTAGTAGGTGCGATCGCTTTACTTGTTGGTGGTGTCGGGATTGCGAATATTACAATTGCGGCGGTGACAGAACGTACTGCTGAAATTGGCTTGCGTAGGGCTTTAGGAGCGACTAAACGGGAAATTATGCTGCAATTTCTCCTAGAAGCTGCACTCTTAAGTTTATTTGGCGGAACTGTCGCTTTAGGGACAACACATGCATTGACGGTGGCGATCGCAGATACGTTTGATTTTCCTTATGAATTTGAAGTCAATACAGCAGCACTTTCTTTAGGTTCAGCACTTTTGGTTGGTGTCGGGGCGGGTTTTCCTCCGGCATTGCGGGCGAGTCAACTCGATCCAGTTAAAGCTCTGCGATCGGAGTAAACTTTTAGTAAATGGTAATTGGTGGTAACTGGTAACTGGTAATTGGTAATTGGATTAGGAAAGTTTTGAGTTTTGGAAAGCGAACAAAGGTGCCAAAGGCATCTATAAAGTGCATTTTTTAACTCATAACTCAACACTTATAAATCCTCATTACCCATTACCTATTACCAACATTTAATTATGCCCACCTACTTATGTAGTGCTGTTTCAAGTCATGCCTAGCGAGAACCCGTTAGTTCTGGATCGAGAAGATAAAGTTTTACAGATTTTCCCACGCCCACCAATTCTTACAAGTTTTCAGGCAGGTTGGGATGGCATTATGCTGGGATATATGTGTCAGCCAGCGTATGAAGTTCCTGAGATGTACAGTCCACGTTGGCACTCAATTGCTATTTTCACGCACGGTAATTATGCTATTCATGCAGATCGTAAATTAGATGGACGCTTTCATCGAGACGCAGTATTTGGTGGAGATATTGTTATTGCTCCTGCTAATGTTTCAACTCAAGCGAGTTGGGATGCAGAAGGGGACTTCATTCTCTTAGCACTTGAAAAAGATGTTTTTGCTCGTGCGATTGATGAAAATTATGAAGAGGCAGCAATTTTACCACACTTTGCGACACCCGATCCACTTATTTTTCAAATCGGGTTAGCACTAAAGACAGTGCTTGCTAGCGATCGCGGAAGCCGTCTCTATGCGGAGACAATGGCAAATGCTTTAAGCGTTCATCTGTTGCAGCACTATTCAGCACAAAAACCAGTTTTGCGTGAATATGCAGGTGGTCTAACAAAGCGGAAATTGCAACAAGTAGTTGACTATATTAATGATTATTTAGATCGAGATTTGGGCTTAGCTGAACTTGCAGCCGTGGTGCAGATGAGTCCGCATTATTTTTGTCACTTATTTAAACAATCAACAGGGTTAACTCCACATCAGTATGTCATTCGCTGTCGAGTGGAACGTGCGAAGATGTTACTTCATAACGGTGAGGCGATCGCAGATACTGCCTACACAGTCGGTTTTGCTAACCAAAGCCATCTCA
This window harbors:
- a CDS encoding ABC transporter permease; translated protein: MSIAPIDLLDLTYRSLRSNPLRSALTALGVFMGVAAVSATLNVRSISRAVIAQQLAERGAPRVSIYPRWEPNSPNTDLRSEDMDFLRQRLTGVQAMSAFNWAGPTPTIFQDQELTPPMSPVSQDFLITSGRSLVEGRFFTQTDFANYRSVAAIDQFLEKQLFQGEDPIGQRIYANNRPYTIVGVVETQLDEEGPPEGLLLIPMSVHNAIRGSLNIGSIQMRPYNLADVEALGEQAEELLQRRFPGQNFLVWNNVEDIIQQQEIFELASRGLTVVGAIALLVGGVGIANITIAAVTERTAEIGLRRALGATKREIMLQFLLEAALLSLFGGTVALGTTHALTVAIADTFDFPYEFEVNTAALSLGSALLVGVGAGFPPALRASQLDPVKALRSE
- a CDS encoding AraC family transcriptional regulator, with protein sequence MPSENPLVLDREDKVLQIFPRPPILTSFQAGWDGIMLGYMCQPAYEVPEMYSPRWHSIAIFTHGNYAIHADRKLDGRFHRDAVFGGDIVIAPANVSTQASWDAEGDFILLALEKDVFARAIDENYEEAAILPHFATPDPLIFQIGLALKTVLASDRGSRLYAETMANALSVHLLQHYSAQKPVLREYAGGLTKRKLQQVVDYINDYLDRDLGLAELAAVVQMSPHYFCHLFKQSTGLTPHQYVIRCRVERAKMLLHNGEAIADTAYTVGFANQSHLNRHFKRIVGVTPKQLLQK